In Calliopsis andreniformis isolate RMS-2024a chromosome 6, iyCalAndr_principal, whole genome shotgun sequence, a single genomic region encodes these proteins:
- the LOC143181131 gene encoding histone lysine demethylase PHF8 isoform X5 has product MELPVTYCLCGRSYDSEQFMIQCDVCKEWYHGGCVSVKEYMSIDLDKYHCPRCEAMCGPSLMKAKLNWHRHDYSEADADTKPVQTGTPVFIRELKSRHFPKADDIVKHIRGQQLTLQYLQTNGFETPIIIDGKDGLDMIVPPPNFSVYDVESYIGGDRDMDVIDVTRQNNIRMKLRDFVEYYNSPCRTRVLNVISLEFTNTGLSPMVEAPYIARKLDWVNSVWPRDWPEDSDIKRPEVQKYCLMGVKDSFTDFHIDFGGTSVWYHVLRGEKVFYLIRPTPANLQLYQHWMCSSTQSETFFGDQADACYKCVIKQGQTMMIPTGWIHAVLTPVDSLVFGGNFVHSLNIPMQIQIYELEKKMKTPAKFQYPGFETINWFAAKKLLKELKELNNEGKKCPPYLLQGVKALLSILKQWNTDKDYNMISRGQIPETINSQKLLKDFSKEIRHAERFLMSLNPPKPERESKRKKKKPLNKDFVDYDVADRMADNPFKSMLKETNKVETIGESLSSRPPLKLTLPKPIMYPYVKNQSPTLEEKNSSSSVSKRPSKPGKQSPTVIRFKLGNNEVVRSTHDNINVYNNLPADHSSDMPKELTWKQTSIYDFHDGSNESDYGRFMIDESPKRKRAPRTNTQKRLKRDYDGDVDVLSDVPKNGIEELLKASAYTLGNGAQRLDVTSTVIPQYSQPMPPPTGSGRASPSTREAIAGMLSFSEQCYSTTSNSTSKSTKMSKPQPGDDDDQSIENIDKVHQDDDFIYPALDASDDEDYIFKSKSKSQIDEAWNPKARVGPLLPKTNRPAREGVKKTSVEKGLEAAAAKRAKQSNTAKRTYNKKKPKSSSITSVGGTSTASSENAIKTSIGFGSILTSPNRLKDVKAKLAAPVPVERKPKKGMKTAKQRLGKILKLHKMMH; this is encoded by the exons atgGAGTTACCAGTTACATATTGTTTGTGTGGCCGTTCTTACGATTCCGAACAATTTATGATACAATGTGACGTCTGCAAAGAGTGGTATCACGGGGG ATGTGTATCTGTGAAGGAGTATATGTCCATAGATCTTGACAAATACCATTGTCCACGTTGCGAAGCCATGTGTGGACCATCTCTCA TGAAAGCAAAATTGAATTGGCATAGACATGATTATTCTGAAGCAGATGCAGATACAAAGCCAGTTCAAACTGGTACACCAGTATTTATAAGAGAATTGAAGTCTAGACACTTTCCAAAAGCAGATGACATTGTGAAACATATAAGAGGACAACAATTAACTCTTCAGTATTTACAAACTAATGGATTTGAAACTCCCATTATAATAGATGGGAAAGATGGGCTTGACATGATTGTTCCACCACCAAATTTTAGTGTTTATGACGTAGAAAGCTACATAG GTGGAGACCGAGACATGGATGTGATCGATGTCACAAGACAAAATAACATAAGAATGAAATTAAGAGACTTTGTCGAATATTACAACTCCCCTTGCAGGACAAGGGTTCTTAATGTGATTAGTCTCGAATTTACAAATACTGG TCTTTCACCAATGGTAGAAGCACCGTACATCGCGCGTAAACTCGACTGGGTCAATTCCGTGTGGCCGCGCGATTGGCCCGAGGATAGTGACATAAAACGTCCTGAAGTACAAAAATATTGCCTAATGGGGGTCAAAGACAGTTTCACAGATTTTCATATCGATTTTGGTGGTACATCTGTATGGTATCATGTGCTGCGCGGAGAAAAGGTGTTCTATTTGATTAGGCCCACGCCCGCAAATTTACAGTTGTATCAACATTGGATGTGTAGCTCGACGCAAAGTGAAACTTTCTTTGGAGATCAAGCCGATGCGTGTTATAAATGCGTTATAAAGCAGGGCCAAACCATGATGATTCCAACAGGATGGATACATGCCGTATTAACTCCAGTTGATTCGTTAGTCTTTGGAGGAAACTTCGTACATAGTCTTAACATTCCAATGCAAATACA AATATACGAattagaaaaaaaaatgaaGACTCCCGCCAAATTTCAGTATCCTGGTTTTGAGACGATCAATTGGTTTGCAGCAAAGAAATTATTAAAAGAATTAAAGGAGTTAAATAATGAGGGAAAGAAATGTCCTCCGTATCTCTTACAGGGTGTTAAAGCGTTGCTTAGTATTCTTAAGCAGTGGAACACAGACAAGGAT TATAACATGATCAGCAGAGGTCAAATACCAGAAACCATAAATAGTCAAAAATTACTGAAAGATTTCAGTAAAGAGATTCGGCACGCGGAACGTTTTTTAATGTCTCTAAACCCTCCGAAACCAGAACGGGAAAGTAAACGTAAGAAAAAAAAGCCGTTGAACAAAGATTTTGTTGACTACGATGTAGCAGATAGAATGGCCGATAATCCATTCAAATCGATGTTAAAAGAAACGAACAAAGTAGAAACAATTGGTGAATCATTATCATCCAGACCACCCTTAAAGTTAACTTTACCGAAACCCATCATGTACCCGTATGTCAAAAATCAGAGCCCAACgttagaagaaaaaaatagtaGTTCTTCTGTTAGTAAACGACCATCGAAGCCAGGAAAACAAAGTCCCACTGTTATTAGGTTTAAATTGGGTAATAATGAAGTTGTTAGGAGTACACACGATAATATAAATGTGTACAATAATTTACCTGCGGATCATTCCTCCGATATGCCGAAAGAACTGACGTGGAAACAGACTTCCATATACGATTTTCATGACGGCAGTAACGAAAGCGATTATGGTCGGTTTATGATAGATGAATCGCCAAAACGAAAAAGAGCACCCAGGACTAATACTCAGAAGCGATTGAAACGAGATTACGATGGAGACGTAGATGTTTTGAGCGACGTACCCAAAAATGGTATTGAAGAACTATTAAAAGCCTCGGCTTATACTTTAGGAAACGGCGCTCAAAGATTAGATGTAAC GTCTACCGTGATTCCACAGTACAGTCAACCTATGCCACCTCCCACTGG TTCTGGCAGGGCATCTCCATCAACACGGGAGGCGATTGCCGGGATGCTGTCATTCAGCGAGCAGTGCTATTCGACGACATCAAACAGTACTTCAAAATCCACAAAAATGAGTAAACCGCAGCCAGGAGACGACGACGATCAATCGATAGAAAATATCGATAAGGTTCATCAGGACGATGATTTCA TTTATCCAGCTCTAGACGCATCAGACGATGAGGATTATATCTTTAAGTCAAAATCAAAAAGCCAAATAGATGAGGCGTGGAATCCAAAAGCCAGAGTAGGACCTCTATTGCCGAAAACGAATCGTCCAGCTCGAGAAGGAGTAAAGAAAACATCGGTGGAAAAAGGACTGGAGGCAGCGGCAGCGAAGCGTGCCAAGCAATCG AATACGGCAAAACGGACATACAACAAGAAGAAACCGAAAAGTTCATCGATTACTTCGGTGGGCGGTACATCAACTGCGTCCTCAGAAAACGCTATTAAAACCAGTATTGGATTTGGTTCGATACTGACCAGTCCTAATAGGCTTAAAGACGTTAAAGCAAAATTAGCGGCCCCCGTTCCAGTTG AACGGAAACCAAAGAAAGGAATGAAAACGGCTAAACAACGCTTAGGAAAGATTTTGAAACTTCACAAAATGATGCACTAA